The following proteins come from a genomic window of bacterium:
- a CDS encoding sigma-70 family RNA polymerase sigma factor — translation MVMQKQKKVEKVAKEAKQPVAPAPQKAPAVKGPAEDLIEKYIPFASSIANKIARSLSSDADYDDILCNARLGLLEAARRFDDRFNVDFKTFAYYRIKGAIYDGLRKTGWIPRSIYTKFKMEQAANEYFKGVTERIMDSADSIKSDLDMLSDKVSQMASVYVMSLDNMEEYEVEDKSAKRDIEHKAEFQKIKEKMRDAIEGLPEKERKLVKMYYFQNKTLQEIGERLNLSKSWTSRLHARSLDLLMKKLSGIGGDMTLGEDFTFDEADVSADLGVRA, via the coding sequence ATGGTCATGCAAAAGCAAAAGAAGGTGGAAAAAGTGGCGAAAGAGGCAAAACAGCCTGTAGCACCAGCTCCTCAAAAAGCACCTGCTGTTAAAGGGCCGGCTGAGGACTTAATTGAAAAGTACATTCCTTTTGCGTCTTCTATTGCTAATAAAATTGCGCGCTCGCTTTCATCGGATGCTGATTACGATGATATTTTGTGTAATGCCCGTTTGGGCTTACTGGAAGCTGCCCGCCGTTTTGATGACCGTTTCAATGTAGATTTTAAAACATTTGCCTACTACCGTATTAAAGGCGCTATTTATGACGGTTTGCGTAAAACGGGCTGGATTCCTCGTTCCATCTATACCAAATTTAAAATGGAACAAGCCGCCAATGAATATTTTAAAGGTGTTACCGAACGCATTATGGATTCGGCCGATTCCATTAAAAGTGATTTGGACATGTTAAGTGATAAAGTAAGCCAGATGGCTTCTGTGTATGTGATGTCGCTTGATAACATGGAAGAATATGAAGTGGAAGATAAGTCGGCTAAGCGCGATATTGAGCATAAGGCCGAGTTCCAGAAAATTAAGGAAAAAATGCGGGATGCTATTGAAGGCTTGCCCGAGAAAGAACGTAAGCTTGTAAAAATGTATTATTTCCAAAACAAGACTTTGCAGGAAATTGGAGAACGTTTAAACTTATCTAAGTCGTGGACCTCGCGTTTGCACGCCCGCTCGCTGGATTTGCTGATGAAAAAGCTGTCTGGCATTGGTGGCGATATGACGCTGGGTGAAGATTTTACGTTTGATGAAGCCGATGTTTCGGCTGATTTAGGAGTAAGAGCGTAA
- the fliI gene encoding flagellar protein export ATPase FliI yields MTSPDDIIIDLKKYRTRIANLNPYRVKGKVVELTGLVVKAIVPNVRVGELCLIESRHKNKPIKAEVVGFKDNTVLLMPLGELEGIGPGNDVIPTGNCLMVPVGNELLGRILDGLGEPIDTAQKGPLKCREYYPVHNSPPDPLTRKRVLKPISVGVKAIDSMLTAGEGQRMGLFAAAGVGKSVLMGMIARNTEADINVICLVGERGRELRDFLEQDLGEEGLKRSIVVCSTSDQPSLVRSKAAYVATAIAEYYRDQGKKVLLMMDSVTRFARALREIGLAVGEPPARQGFTPSVFSTLPKLLERAGNSDKGSITAFYTVLVEGDDMNEPVADEVRSILDGHIILSRDLANRGQYPAINVSESISRVMSNIVDQEHLDASRKLKEVVANYEKERDLILIGAYEAGSNPQVDYAIEKIDEVNNFLKQGMYDEIGLVEAVDLLKSIFV; encoded by the coding sequence ATGACAAGCCCCGACGACATCATCATTGATCTTAAAAAATACCGTACCCGTATTGCCAATTTAAATCCGTATCGTGTGAAGGGTAAAGTGGTAGAGCTTACCGGACTTGTGGTCAAAGCCATTGTGCCCAATGTGCGCGTAGGAGAGTTATGTCTTATTGAATCACGTCACAAAAATAAACCTATTAAAGCCGAAGTGGTAGGATTTAAAGACAACACCGTGCTGCTGATGCCGCTGGGTGAGTTGGAAGGTATTGGCCCTGGCAACGATGTTATTCCTACCGGTAATTGTCTGATGGTACCTGTGGGTAACGAACTGTTAGGACGTATTTTAGACGGTTTGGGCGAACCCATCGATACGGCCCAAAAAGGACCTCTTAAATGCCGCGAGTATTATCCTGTACACAATAGCCCCCCTGATCCTCTCACACGTAAACGTGTGCTCAAGCCTATTTCGGTAGGAGTAAAAGCTATCGATTCTATGCTGACAGCTGGTGAAGGTCAGAGAATGGGTTTATTTGCGGCGGCCGGTGTGGGTAAATCAGTTCTAATGGGTATGATTGCGCGCAACACAGAAGCCGACATTAACGTGATTTGTTTGGTGGGGGAGCGGGGACGAGAATTGCGAGATTTTTTGGAACAAGATTTAGGTGAGGAAGGCTTAAAGCGCTCTATTGTGGTGTGCTCTACATCCGATCAGCCTTCCCTGGTGCGTTCTAAAGCGGCCTATGTGGCAACGGCTATTGCCGAGTATTATCGCGACCAAGGTAAAAAAGTTTTATTAATGATGGATTCTGTAACGCGCTTTGCCCGCGCGCTTCGTGAAATTGGTTTGGCTGTGGGGGAACCCCCTGCGCGTCAGGGTTTTACGCCTTCCGTTTTTTCCACTCTTCCAAAATTGCTCGAACGAGCCGGTAATTCCGATAAAGGATCTATCACCGCTTTTTATACTGTGCTGGTAGAAGGCGACGATATGAACGAACCTGTAGCCGATGAAGTGCGTTCTATTTTGGATGGGCACATTATTCTCTCACGTGATTTAGCCAATCGCGGTCAATATCCCGCTATTAACGTTTCGGAATCCATCAGTCGTGTGATGAGTAATATTGTGGATCAAGAACATTTGGATGCGTCGCGGAAATTAAAAGAAGTGGTAGCGAATTACGAAAAAGAACGTGATCTCATTTTAATTGGCGCGTACGAGGCGGGTTCTAACCCGCAGGTGGATTATGCGATTGAGAAGATTGATGAGGTTAATAATTTTTTGAAGCAGGGGATGTATGATGAGATTGGTTTAGTGGAGGCGGTTGATCTTTTGAAATCTATTTTTGTTTGA
- a CDS encoding phosphatase PAP2 family protein: MRFPLLSSFKNFTPATLRFFSLLSLVFLALGFFIIITWQLKNGTWLRDWDEVFINYLVSLRRDSWNGPMVDITALGSVTIEVVLCTVSFIFLWLVKRETEALFLVVAVSGAGLLSRFLKLMVGRERPSVPHLVEVVNFSYPSGHALTTTALFLALALLASRHVQNTSSRVVLFVMAFILMGLVSFSRLYLGVHYLSDVLSGVFLGISWTLFLTLLFFKKRTL; the protein is encoded by the coding sequence ATGCGTTTTCCTTTACTCTCATCTTTTAAAAACTTCACCCCCGCTACCTTGCGTTTTTTTTCACTTTTATCTCTTGTTTTTTTAGCACTTGGTTTTTTTATTATTATTACCTGGCAACTTAAAAACGGTACCTGGCTTAGAGACTGGGACGAAGTGTTTATCAATTATTTGGTTTCATTAAGACGTGATTCATGGAATGGACCTATGGTTGATATCACGGCTTTGGGCTCTGTTACCATTGAAGTTGTACTTTGTACGGTTTCTTTTATTTTTTTGTGGCTTGTAAAACGTGAAACGGAAGCCCTGTTTTTGGTTGTCGCTGTGAGTGGAGCGGGTTTGTTATCACGTTTTTTAAAATTAATGGTAGGTCGAGAACGGCCCTCGGTGCCTCACTTGGTAGAAGTAGTTAATTTTTCTTATCCCAGCGGCCATGCGCTAACCACAACCGCTCTTTTTTTAGCGCTTGCGCTTCTTGCCTCTCGACATGTTCAAAATACAAGCTCGCGTGTTGTTTTATTTGTTATGGCTTTTATTTTAATGGGTTTAGTTTCTTTTTCGCGTCTTTATTTGGGAGTTCATTATTTAAGCGATGTATTAAGCGGGGTTTTTTTGGGAATTTCCTGGACTTTGTTTCTTACTCTTCTCTTTTTTAAAAAAAGAACACTATGA
- a CDS encoding MFS transporter encodes MERNESPFIAFSHPDFRYYSAARFLALASHQMLAVAMAQYLYQVTKNPLHLGWLGLSLFLPKFIFTVPAGHLADIYDRRLLILLSRLAQFFVMVLMTALYFTGKLPIMLVYPLLFILGAAYAFDGPASFSFLPDMIPKNHFGNAVAWNSSNMQLAFIAGPALAGFIYAFSSSPREVLIIVTAMRFLSYLLINPIAKRPTPLRKEVHSWHELLAGVRFVFHKKIILGTISLDLFAVLFGGAVALLPVYANDILHVGAKGLGILRASPSVGAALMAIYLAHYPIKNKTGLTMLKAVFIFGVFTVVFGLSKNFFLSLSALFILGAADMISVVIRGIMVQMETPEEMRGRVSAVNLVFIGASNELGEFESGAVASLIGTVPTVVLGGFATMGIVWAWSRFFPELKTYERIQ; translated from the coding sequence ATGGAAAGAAATGAATCCCCCTTTATAGCCTTTAGCCATCCCGATTTTCGCTATTACTCGGCAGCACGTTTTTTGGCTTTAGCTTCACACCAAATGCTGGCTGTTGCCATGGCGCAATATCTTTACCAAGTCACCAAAAACCCTCTCCACTTAGGTTGGCTTGGACTTTCTCTCTTTTTACCTAAATTTATTTTTACGGTTCCTGCAGGCCACTTGGCCGACATTTATGACCGTAGATTGCTCATTTTACTCTCTCGCCTGGCTCAGTTTTTTGTGATGGTGTTGATGACCGCTTTATATTTTACCGGCAAACTCCCCATCATGCTAGTATACCCTCTTCTCTTTATATTGGGAGCGGCATATGCTTTTGATGGGCCTGCTAGTTTTTCATTTTTACCCGATATGATTCCCAAAAATCATTTTGGAAATGCTGTTGCCTGGAATTCTTCTAACATGCAGCTTGCGTTTATTGCAGGCCCTGCTTTAGCAGGCTTTATTTACGCTTTTTCCTCCAGTCCACGTGAAGTTCTCATTATTGTGACTGCTATGCGCTTTCTCTCGTATTTACTCATAAACCCTATTGCCAAACGCCCAACCCCGCTACGCAAAGAAGTGCATAGCTGGCATGAATTACTTGCCGGCGTGAGATTTGTATTTCATAAAAAAATTATCTTGGGGACTATCTCTTTAGATCTTTTTGCCGTTCTTTTTGGAGGAGCCGTAGCGTTATTACCCGTATATGCGAACGATATTTTACATGTCGGAGCCAAAGGCTTAGGAATTTTACGCGCTTCTCCGTCTGTGGGCGCGGCTCTCATGGCTATCTATTTAGCTCATTATCCCATCAAAAATAAAACCGGCCTTACCATGCTAAAGGCTGTATTTATTTTTGGGGTCTTTACAGTTGTGTTTGGTTTATCCAAAAATTTCTTCCTGTCGCTTTCAGCTCTTTTTATTTTAGGAGCAGCCGATATGATTAGTGTAGTTATCCGCGGAATTATGGTGCAAATGGAAACTCCAGAAGAAATGCGCGGACGCGTGAGCGCTGTTAATTTGGTGTTTATTGGTGCCTCTAACGAATTGGGTGAGTTTGAATCGGGAGCCGTTGCTAGTCTTATAGGTACTGTTCCTACGGTGGTTCTGGGAGGATTTGCCACCATGGGCATTGTTTGGGCCTGGTCTCGTTTTTTCCCAGAACTTAAAACTTACGAAAGAATACAATGA
- a CDS encoding FliM/FliN family flagellar motor switch protein: MANKDPFDEELMAELGLEPGKAAPAKAAAPKPPVTQQRAPITPPASQPKTADPVTGKTQIVERPKPSAPPASQVSPADNEQVALDMPVQVVAVLGKKTITLKEILSLKQGELFELKKLPQEQIDLVANGKLVARGDLVLIDGKMGLQIKQIIK; the protein is encoded by the coding sequence GTGGCAAATAAAGATCCTTTTGATGAAGAATTAATGGCAGAGCTGGGTTTAGAGCCTGGGAAAGCGGCACCTGCTAAAGCTGCGGCTCCCAAGCCACCGGTTACACAACAACGTGCTCCCATAACTCCTCCTGCCAGTCAGCCTAAAACAGCTGATCCGGTAACGGGTAAAACACAAATTGTAGAACGTCCCAAGCCAAGTGCGCCTCCTGCATCTCAAGTAAGCCCTGCCGATAACGAACAAGTGGCTTTGGATATGCCCGTACAGGTAGTGGCAGTATTGGGTAAAAAAACAATTACCTTAAAAGAAATTTTATCTCTTAAACAGGGCGAGCTTTTTGAACTAAAAAAATTACCTCAAGAACAAATTGATCTTGTTGCTAATGGTAAATTAGTAGCTCGCGGTGATTTGGTGTTAATAGACGGTAAAATGGGATTGCAGATTAAACAAATTATTAAATAA
- a CDS encoding flagellar biosynthetic protein FliO: MIYFLAQIDSAAATTEMSFGWLLVKTLLALAFILALAFVFIRFLLPKLNFAQNIKQNVPVKILSRTGLEARKALYVIEVGKKKALIAATDHNVTKIFDLNDDDLK; the protein is encoded by the coding sequence ATGATATATTTTTTAGCACAAATTGATTCTGCTGCCGCTACAACCGAAATGTCGTTTGGGTGGCTACTTGTTAAAACACTCTTGGCTTTGGCTTTTATTTTGGCATTGGCCTTTGTGTTTATTCGTTTTTTGCTTCCCAAACTTAACTTTGCCCAAAACATTAAGCAAAATGTGCCGGTTAAAATTTTATCGCGCACGGGTTTAGAAGCCCGCAAGGCTTTGTATGTGATTGAAGTAGGAAAAAAGAAAGCGCTTATTGCTGCTACCGATCACAATGTTACTAAAATTTTTGATTTAAACGACGACGACCTCAAGTAA
- the sctR gene encoding type III secretion system export apparatus subunit SctR yields MAQLAPAGQPIAQPVVILIFLVILSLAPFLVMMMTSFVKITVVFSLIRTALGTQQIPPNQIITGLALILTIYVMIPVGADIYDNVKSTIHDTGSNQPIMSMASIDVLKQAFDKGKEPMRAFLTKHASTKDRSLFFNMAKKLRANSTSTSIAEIGENDFIVLVPAFMITELAEAFQIGFILFLPFLVIDMVVSNILLAMGMFMVSPVTISLPFKLLLFVLVDGWYLITQGLVMGYVN; encoded by the coding sequence ATGGCGCAGTTAGCACCGGCAGGTCAGCCCATTGCGCAGCCTGTAGTGATCCTCATCTTTTTAGTTATCTTGTCACTGGCACCTTTTTTGGTGATGATGATGACTTCCTTTGTTAAAATCACCGTTGTTTTTTCGCTCATCCGTACGGCTTTGGGTACGCAACAAATTCCTCCTAATCAAATTATTACGGGACTAGCACTCATTCTTACTATTTATGTAATGATCCCGGTTGGTGCCGATATTTACGACAATGTAAAAAGTACCATTCATGATACGGGCAGTAATCAACCCATTATGTCGATGGCTTCAATTGATGTTTTAAAGCAAGCATTTGATAAGGGTAAAGAACCCATGCGCGCTTTTTTAACCAAGCATGCTTCTACCAAAGACAGAAGCCTCTTTTTTAACATGGCTAAAAAATTGCGCGCTAACAGTACCAGCACATCCATTGCCGAAATTGGGGAAAACGATTTTATTGTACTGGTTCCGGCCTTTATGATTACTGAGCTTGCCGAGGCCTTTCAAATTGGTTTTATTTTGTTTTTACCCTTTTTAGTAATCGATATGGTGGTATCCAATATTCTCCTCGCTATGGGTATGTTCATGGTGTCGCCTGTGACCATTTCGCTTCCGTTTAAACTACTCTTGTTTGTACTGGTAGATGGATGGTATCTTATCACGCAGGGGCTTGTGATGGGGTATGTGAACTAA
- the sctS gene encoding type III secretion system export apparatus subunit SctS → MESYTIAISKQSLYLVLLLSAPPVLAAMVVGLLVSLVQATTQIQEQTLTFVPKMATVIVVLALLGPLGMAYMISFTKTLLETFPTYIH, encoded by the coding sequence ATGGAATCGTATACAATTGCTATTAGTAAACAGTCGCTTTATTTGGTGCTCTTGCTTTCGGCGCCTCCTGTGTTGGCTGCCATGGTGGTGGGGCTACTTGTTAGTTTGGTGCAGGCTACTACGCAAATTCAGGAGCAAACTCTTACTTTTGTTCCTAAAATGGCAACAGTTATTGTGGTATTGGCGCTTTTGGGGCCCTTGGGCATGGCCTACATGATTTCATTTACCAAAACTTTGCTAGAAACATTTCCAACGTATATTCATTAA
- a CDS encoding flagellar biosynthetic protein FliR, with protein MSVLEKIFGINVDYFAAFITWALLLTRILVVLLLIPFMGGKLVPARSRLATAALMATYLFVVLYPSLKTQFPDDKAILFALFFKEIFFGMTIGFVTMMTFYALEGAGRIVDMQRGTANAMLFMPQLGQVSIFGLFNYWLAVAFFLSIGGHRYFFEAFFSAYKILPLLTLPQIAPGFSPFLEFFIKLSANVLIIAIQLSAPVLIAILLVDVVLGIANKMAPQINVFELGFAVKGFVGPLMIYVSLLVLVSQMDVVMKTMITSIDMLAKLLAHNSP; from the coding sequence ATGTCGGTACTAGAAAAAATTTTTGGAATTAATGTTGATTATTTTGCAGCCTTTATTACCTGGGCGTTGCTGCTTACCCGTATTTTGGTGGTATTGCTGCTTATTCCTTTTATGGGAGGAAAACTAGTGCCCGCCCGTTCGCGCCTGGCTACGGCTGCTTTAATGGCTACCTATTTATTTGTGGTTTTATACCCTTCACTAAAAACACAGTTCCCCGACGATAAAGCCATTTTATTTGCACTTTTTTTTAAAGAGATTTTTTTTGGGATGACTATTGGTTTTGTGACCATGATGACTTTTTATGCCTTGGAAGGTGCAGGACGTATTGTGGATATGCAGCGTGGTACGGCCAATGCCATGCTTTTTATGCCGCAACTGGGCCAGGTATCTATTTTTGGTTTGTTTAATTACTGGTTAGCGGTGGCTTTCTTTTTATCCATTGGTGGTCATCGGTATTTTTTTGAGGCATTTTTTTCGGCCTATAAAATATTACCTCTTTTAACCTTGCCGCAAATAGCACCGGGATTTTCTCCATTTTTGGAATTTTTTATTAAACTTTCGGCCAACGTTTTGATTATTGCCATTCAATTATCGGCACCCGTGCTTATTGCCATTTTACTGGTAGATGTGGTGTTGGGGATTGCCAATAAAATGGCCCCGCAAATTAACGTGTTTGAGTTAGGTTTTGCCGTAAAAGGATTTGTAGGGCCTCTTATGATATATGTATCACTTTTGGTTTTGGTATCTCAAATGGATGTGGTGATGAAAACCATGATCACCTCCATTGATATGCTGGCCAAACTGTTAGCCCATAATAGCCCCTAA
- a CDS encoding sigma 54-interacting transcriptional regulator, translating to MSDTENEIGNKTEILSAEDFKDVVSLRKCMLVVIDGPSPKVKHELGKKKELTIGKKSDNDIVINDKTVSRNHMKIEATSDSYLLRDLGSTNGTFINGMKVKEAFLSPGDVITIGGTKIEYQAFNEKVQMEPSKNNEFGSMVGKSLKMRQIFGILERISPTMATVIIQGETGTGKELVARAIHENSVRKDKPFIVFDCSAVAPNLIESELFGHMKGSFTGALKDRKGAFESANGGTIFLDEIGELTLDLQPKLLRALEQREIKRVGSTQSIQLDVRVLCATNRDLKEEVKKGTFREDLYYRFSVVKIQLPPLRERTDDIPLIVERVLSNARYNKKPDGSFYASKVEDDALKILQRYPWPGNVRELNNILERAVSFANNGVIDGNTLQFIFSEIQGAGEVKSSAKDLVDNSLPFKEAKQKIVEVFEKDYLEDLLKRNKNNVSKASREAQIDRKHLRNLLIKYGIIDSSVGEDDDE from the coding sequence ATGTCGGATACAGAAAACGAAATTGGCAATAAAACCGAAATTTTATCGGCAGAAGATTTTAAAGATGTTGTTTCTTTACGTAAATGCATGTTGGTTGTTATTGATGGCCCAAGTCCCAAAGTAAAACACGAACTAGGTAAAAAGAAAGAACTCACCATCGGTAAAAAAAGCGATAACGATATTGTGATTAACGATAAAACCGTGTCGCGCAACCACATGAAAATTGAGGCCACATCCGATTCGTATCTGTTGCGCGATTTAGGATCCACCAACGGTACTTTTATTAATGGCATGAAGGTAAAAGAAGCCTTTTTGTCGCCGGGCGATGTGATTACTATTGGCGGCACTAAAATTGAATACCAGGCATTTAACGAAAAAGTACAAATGGAGCCGTCCAAAAATAATGAGTTTGGCTCTATGGTGGGTAAAAGTTTAAAAATGCGCCAGATTTTTGGTATTTTAGAACGTATCTCGCCCACCATGGCTACCGTCATCATTCAGGGTGAAACTGGTACCGGAAAAGAACTGGTAGCTCGTGCCATTCATGAAAACTCCGTAAGAAAAGACAAACCTTTTATTGTGTTTGATTGCTCGGCCGTAGCTCCCAATTTAATTGAATCGGAACTCTTTGGACACATGAAAGGATCGTTCACTGGTGCTTTAAAAGATAGAAAAGGTGCTTTTGAATCGGCTAATGGCGGCACCATATTTTTGGACGAAATTGGCGAGTTAACGCTCGATTTACAACCCAAACTTTTACGGGCGCTAGAACAACGCGAAATTAAACGCGTAGGCTCTACACAGTCCATCCAACTGGATGTCCGTGTGTTGTGCGCAACCAATCGTGATTTAAAAGAAGAAGTAAAAAAAGGAACTTTTCGTGAAGATCTGTACTACCGCTTTTCGGTGGTTAAGATCCAACTCCCTCCATTACGTGAACGCACTGATGATATTCCACTTATTGTAGAACGTGTACTCTCTAATGCGCGCTACAACAAAAAGCCGGATGGGTCATTTTATGCCAGCAAAGTAGAAGATGATGCGCTTAAAATTTTACAACGCTATCCTTGGCCCGGCAACGTGCGCGAACTGAACAATATTTTGGAACGTGCTGTATCGTTTGCTAATAACGGTGTTATTGATGGCAACACCCTGCAGTTTATTTTTAGCGAAATTCAAGGTGCTGGTGAGGTAAAATCATCCGCAAAAGACTTGGTTGATAACTCACTGCCGTTTAAAGAAGCCAAACAAAAGATTGTAGAAGTGTTTGAAAAAGATTATTTAGAAGATCTTTTGAAACGCAATAAAAACAATGTTTCTAAAGCCAGCCGCGAAGCCCAGATTGACCGCAAGCATCTGCGTAATCTTCTCATTAAATACGGAATTATCGATTCGTCGGTGGGAGAAGATGATGATGAGTAA
- a CDS encoding protein kinase: MAFEPKPFGKYFLMERIAVGGMAEIYKAKTFGVDGFEKLLAIKKILPNYSADKEFIAMLTDEAKLVVKLSHTNIVQIYDLGKVGDDYYISMEYIDGVNLREVINRSKELNQSIPLPLALFMASEIASGLDYAHSKRDDHGQPLEIVHRDISPQNILISFEGETKIVDFGIAKAAMNVSHTTAGILKGKVTYMSPEQASGNSIDGRTDIYSTGILLYEMITGERLFTGESQFDILAKIRDSVFSDENLNSKIPKEVRPLLIKALAKNPENRFESAGDLQIALTKLLYSKYDDFSPKQLGSFIQKTFQTELKIRKQQTKIDRETENQTRSMLINKMKSQEEILAHNESVELPILQDTTKPESDIKPEDLDHGDGIMPIKENTSTDAHIQNSSSSAIRLVLWMVVFIVLGGLLSYFFYLRNKTPVVEKPPVVEEPPLVVEEPPLPPVTPPPVDETPPAPVLVDIKIASTPPGAMIMVDNADTGLKTPAQLNDIPEGKTFTLKLVLPQYLPIEQAITAASSLKPYTFIFIPDPQFVEATLTISTNVDGASVTINDKKQENLSGITLKPGTYIIQVSKNGYLPQSNTLTIAGGEVKTLSFTLDKKPEPVTPPPTPKPTPNKPPVTPSPDTVVEKSGSGKLRVDSNPRGGAVTIDGRKAGVTPVITTNLAAGTSHTIVITMPGYRTWTKTITMGAKGLEITAPLQRE, translated from the coding sequence ATGGCTTTTGAACCTAAACCATTTGGCAAATATTTCTTGATGGAGCGCATCGCCGTTGGCGGCATGGCCGAAATTTACAAGGCCAAAACCTTTGGCGTAGACGGTTTTGAAAAGCTGCTCGCTATCAAAAAAATTCTCCCCAATTATTCCGCCGATAAAGAATTTATTGCCATGCTCACCGACGAAGCCAAGCTTGTTGTTAAGCTTTCGCATACCAACATCGTGCAAATTTACGATTTGGGCAAGGTGGGTGACGATTATTACATTTCCATGGAATATATTGATGGTGTGAATTTACGCGAAGTTATTAATCGTTCTAAAGAACTTAACCAATCAATCCCTCTACCTCTCGCTTTGTTTATGGCTTCCGAAATAGCCAGCGGGCTTGATTACGCCCACAGCAAACGTGACGACCATGGTCAGCCTCTTGAAATTGTACACCGGGATATTTCACCTCAAAATATTTTAATTTCTTTTGAAGGTGAAACCAAAATTGTGGACTTTGGTATTGCCAAAGCGGCCATGAATGTATCTCACACCACAGCCGGTATATTAAAAGGCAAGGTTACCTATATGTCTCCTGAGCAGGCTTCGGGTAATTCTATTGACGGCAGAACCGATATTTATTCCACCGGCATCTTGTTGTACGAAATGATTACAGGCGAGCGCCTTTTTACTGGAGAAAGTCAGTTTGATATTTTGGCCAAAATTAGAGACTCTGTTTTTTCCGATGAAAATTTAAATTCTAAAATCCCCAAGGAAGTGCGCCCGTTGCTTATTAAAGCTTTGGCCAAAAACCCCGAAAACCGTTTTGAGAGCGCTGGTGATTTGCAAATTGCTTTAACCAAATTACTTTATTCTAAATACGACGATTTTTCTCCCAAGCAGTTGGGTAGCTTTATTCAAAAAACATTTCAAACCGAACTTAAAATTCGCAAGCAGCAAACCAAAATAGATCGTGAAACTGAAAATCAAACACGCTCCATGCTGATAAATAAAATGAAAAGCCAGGAAGAAATTTTGGCTCATAACGAAAGCGTGGAATTGCCTATTTTACAAGATACCACCAAACCCGAAAGCGATATTAAGCCCGAAGATTTAGATCATGGCGACGGGATCATGCCCATTAAAGAAAACACCTCCACCGATGCCCACATTCAAAACTCGTCTTCTTCTGCCATTCGTTTAGTATTGTGGATGGTGGTCTTTATTGTTTTAGGCGGGCTACTTTCATATTTTTTCTATCTAAGAAACAAAACCCCGGTTGTAGAAAAGCCTCCTGTTGTAGAAGAGCCACCTCTTGTTGTAGAAGAACCTCCACTACCTCCAGTCACTCCTCCACCTGTTGATGAAACACCCCCTGCTCCTGTTTTAGTGGATATTAAAATAGCCTCTACCCCACCAGGGGCCATGATTATGGTAGATAATGCCGATACCGGGCTTAAAACACCGGCACAGCTCAACGATATTCCTGAAGGAAAAACTTTTACGCTAAAACTAGTGTTACCCCAATACCTACCCATTGAACAGGCCATCACAGCAGCCAGCAGTTTAAAACCCTATACTTTTATTTTTATTCCCGACCCACAGTTTGTAGAGGCAACGCTCACAATCAGTACCAATGTTGATGGAGCAAGTGTTACCATTAACGATAAAAAACAGGAAAATCTTAGTGGTATTACATTAAAACCGGGCACCTATATTATTCAGGTTTCAAAAAATGGCTATTTGCCACAATCAAACACACTCACCATTGCTGGAGGAGAAGTAAAAACACTCAGTTTTACTTTGGACAAAAAGCCAGAACCTGTGACTCCGCCTCCAACACCTAAGCCCACACCCAATAAACCCCCTGTCACTCCCTCTCCCGATACCGTTGTGGAAAAAAGTGGTAGCGGCAAATTGCGTGTGGATTCCAACCCACGCGGAGGTGCTGTCACAATTGATGGGCGCAAAGCTGGTGTGACACCTGTTATCACCACCAATTTGGCAGCCGGCACAAGCCATACTATTGTTATTACCATGCCTGGCTATAGAACCTGGACAAAAACCATTACCATGGGAGCTAAAGGACTTGAAATTACAGCTCCGTTACAAAGGGAATAA
- a CDS encoding YggT family protein — MPILGNLLIALAKVLSMLINMYTFVIVGAIIISWVRPDPYNPIVRFLYGATQPVFSKLRRVLPRFFYSSGIDFTPMLVVITLVFIDTFISGSLMDIGIKLKYGNQP; from the coding sequence ATGCCCATTTTAGGAAATCTACTCATCGCTCTAGCCAAAGTCTTAAGCATGCTCATCAACATGTACACCTTTGTTATTGTGGGTGCCATTATCATCAGCTGGGTGCGCCCCGATCCCTATAACCCTATTGTGCGCTTTTTATATGGTGCTACCCAGCCCGTATTTTCCAAACTCCGCCGCGTTTTACCCCGCTTTTTCTACAGTAGCGGCATCGATTTTACCCCTATGCTTGTTGTCATAACACTGGTTTTCATCGATACCTTCATTTCCGGTAGTTTGATGGATATTGGCATCAAACTTAAATATGGTAACCAGCCTTAG